In a single window of the Lates calcarifer isolate ASB-BC8 unplaced genomic scaffold, TLL_Latcal_v3 _unitig_5877_quiver_1354, whole genome shotgun sequence genome:
- the LOC108877213 gene encoding histone H4: protein MSGRGKGGKGLGKGGAKRHRKVLRDNIQGITKPAIRRLARRGGVKRISGLIYEETRGVLKVFLENVIRDAVTYTEHAKRKTVTAMDVVYALKRQGRTLYGFGG, encoded by the coding sequence atgagcggcagaggaaaaggagggaaaggacTCGGTAAAGGAGGCGCTAAGCGTCACCGTAAAGTCCTCCGTGATAACATCCAGGGAATCACTAAGCCCGCTATCCGCCGTCTGGCTCGCCGTGGCGGAGTCAAGCGTATCTCCGGTCTCATCTACGAGGAGACCCGCGGAGTGCTTAAAGTCTTCCTGGAGAATGTGATCCGTGACGCCGTCACCTACACCGAGCACGCTAAGAGGAAGACGGTCACCGCCATGGACGTGGTCTACGCCCTGAAGAGACAGGGCCGCACTCTGTACGGCTTCGGAGGTTAA
- the LOC108877212 gene encoding histone H2B 1.1, translating to MPADPVKAPKKGSKKAVSKSVTKTGKKKRKTRKESYAIYVYKVLKQVHPDTGISSKAMLIMNSFVSDIFERIAGEASRLAHYNKRSTITSREIQTAVRLLLPGELAKHAVSEGTKAVTKYTSSK from the coding sequence ATGCCCGCTGATCCAGTGAAAGCACCGAAGAAAGGCTCAAAGAAAGCCGTTTCTAAGAGCGTCACTAAGACCggcaagaagaagagaaagaccAGGAAGGAGAGCTATGCCATCTATGTCTACAAGGTCCTGAAGCAGGTCCACCCCGATACTGGGATTTCCTCCAAGGCCATGTTGATCATGAACTCCTTTGTCAGCGATATCTTTGAACGCATCGCCGGTGAGGCCTCCCGCCTGGCTCACTACAACAAGAGGTCCACCATCACCTCCAGGGAGATCCAGACCGCCGTCCGCCTCCTGCTGCCCGGTGAACTGGCCAAGCACGCCGTGTCCGAGGGAACAAAGGCCGTGACCAAGTACACCAGCTCCAAGTAA